The following coding sequences lie in one Zingiber officinale cultivar Zhangliang chromosome 2B, Zo_v1.1, whole genome shotgun sequence genomic window:
- the LOC122048907 gene encoding pentatricopeptide repeat-containing protein At2g41080-like yields MYLKLGRVPAARAVFDAMACRNVMSFNILIGGLIHNGDINAARKLFDEMPERNLATWNAMIAGLAHFELDEEGLECFLRSRREGLRPDEFGSGRQIHAFVVINGFEQDMCVGSSLAHMYMRSGHLKEGERVLRGLPFLNVVSCHTVIAGRAQNGDPEGAFHHFILMKNVGLLPDHISLMENCYFYASESRKLEEQQQQEGLASSDEFKKNTRIMKEMINDVISKVNKPLSKGEVLWRLMMQLNLDVGRDCSRIFAIGTHVAWPTRWVVMKNEQPQIFSF; encoded by the exons ATGTACCTCAAACTTGGCCGGGTCCCCGCCGCCCGCGCCGTGTTTGACGCAATGGCATGTCGAAACGTGATGTCCTTCAACATCCTCATCGGCGGCCTCATCCACAACGGGGACATCAACGCTGCCCGCAAGCTGTTCGATGAAATGCCAGAGAGGAACCTCGCCACCTGGAACGCCATGATTGCCGGGCTGGCTCACTTCGAGCTCGACGAGGAGGGACTCGAGTGCTTCCTGAGGTCGAGGAGGGAGGGCCTGCGTCCCGATGAGTTTG GTTCTGGTCGCCAAATCCATGCCTTCGTGGTTATCAATGGGTTTGAGCAGGACATGTGTGTTGGGAGCTCTCTAGCTCACATGTACATGAGAAGTGGTCATCTTAAAGAAGGAGAAAGGGTTCTGAGAGGATTGCCTTTCCTCAATGTGGTCTCTTGCCATACTGTGATTGCAGGAAGAGCACAAAATGGGGACCCTGAAGGGGCCTTCCACCATTTCATCCTCATGAAGAATGTCGGATTGTTGCCAGACCAT ATTTCTTTAATGGAGAA TTGCTATTTTTATGCCTCTGAATCCAGGAAATTAGAAGAACAGCAGCAACAGGAAG GTCTGGCATCTTCTgacgaattcaagaagaacacgAGAATCATGAAAGAAATGATCAATGATGTGATCAGCAAGGTAAACAAGCCACTCAGTAAAGGCGAGGTCTTGTGGCGCTTGATGATGCAGCTCAACCTTGATGTTGGTCGTGATTGTTCTAGGATTTTTGCTATAGGGACGCATGTTGCTTGGCCTACACGTTGGGTAGTGATGAAAAATGAG CAACCACAAATTTTCAGCTTCTGA
- the LOC122048908 gene encoding uncharacterized protein LOC122048908, with protein MSMEELDASNGVVAIVEMEGQSLVSPLHSYHSPHNLNQFHRPTSPGGERRRRVWFGVYGKGQEITCPNWPKYGYVSVAVGHVINMDKSWIMIENRIEPEYINGLNQWGFDKLYKVWNFHGEATTSSVNINIVNEEEDDCGFEEDDFEDIFTDLRNAENINTSGPQSDDINADDIRGSYTSMFDEAQKELYHNCTNFSAFSFLVKLMHVKVLNGWSNKSFDMLLQLLQEAFPKPNVIPNSHYEAKKMFKDLGLTYEKIHACKNDCILFWGEHENKDICPVCKEPKYKYDGMNKKKNAQKILRYFPLKVRLKRLFIAKHTAKDMRWHKEKRVETDGVLRHPADSESWKDFDTSHEIFASDPRNICLGLATDGFNPFGNMSNAYSMWPVILVNYNLPPWKMMKPSYLIMSLLIPGPKSPGKEINVYLRPLINELKELWDDGVETYDASTEQVFQLHVAVMWTIHDFPAYGTISRWSTKGYKACPVCLDETKSQRLRSKICYTCHRRFLNVQHPWRRNKNFNGKVEQEGPPRRLNGYEILAQLNALPQVTFSKDPTLSKKRQRSLDETNWVKKSIFFELKYWPDLKLRHNLDVMHIEKNICDALVGTLFNIDGKSKDTFKARLDLQDMGIRSELHLKKVGDKFSKPYASYTLTLEERSEFCQFLKSVKFPDGYAANISRNVNANDGKLHGLKSHDCHVLLQRILPVAVRKFFPKDICGTLIELCDFFKKLTARSLHLADLCKMEEEIIFILCKMEQIFPPAFFDIMVHLAVHLPREAMLAGPVSSRWMYPFERYLGRLKKYVRNKARPEGSIAEGYIVNEALTFSSLYMSQIETRFSRPERNQDVQPVTCNLSVFSQQTRVFGNPHNLKLPLTLYKKAHCEHLQLLSHKVHSNQLLQYHERDFPQWFRDRMIKLKNLTNSEITNELYYLAMGPDLEVQLYDACIVNGIRYHTRSRDAHRTTQNSGI; from the exons gTTATAAATATGGATAAAAGTTGGATAATGATTGAGAATCGGATTGAGCCTGAATATATAAATGGGCTAAATCA GTGGGGATTTGATAAATTATATAAAGTTTGGAACTTTCACGGAGAAGCTACTACATCATCTGTTAATATAAATATTGTCAATGAAGAGGAAGATGATTGTGGTTTTGAAGAAGATGATTTTGAAGATATATTTACTGATTTAAGAAATGCAGAAAATATCAATACCAGTGGACCTCAATCAGATGATATTAATGCAGATGATATTAGAGGAAGTTATACCTCAATGTTTGACGAAGCACAAAAAGAGTTGTATCACAATTGTACTAATTTTTCTGCATTCAGTTTTTTGGTCAAGTTAATGCATGTGAAGGTGTTAAATGGGTGGAGcaataaatcttttgatatgttACTTCAGTTATTGCAAGAGGCATTTCCAAAACCGAATGTGATTCCAAACTCTCATTATGAAGCAAAAAAAATGTTCAAAGATTTAGGATTGACATATGAGAAGATACATGCATGTAAGaatgattgtatattattttggGGTGAGCACGAGAATAAAGATATATGTCCAGTGTGCAAGGAGCCCAAATACAAGTATGATGggatgaataagaaaaagaatgctCAGAAAATTCTTCGATATTTTCCTTTGAAGGTCAGACTTAAGCGGTTGTTTATTGCCAAACATACAGCAAAAGATATGAGATGGCATAAAGAAAAACGGGTTGAAACAGACGGTGTATTAAGGCATCCAGCAGATAGCGAATCATGGAAAGATTTTGACACATCACATGAAATATTTGCTAGTGATCCACGAAATATTTGCTTAGGGTTGGCTACTGATGGTTTTAATCCATTTGGAAACATGTCAAATGCTTATAGTATGTGGCCTGTTATACTTGTAAATTATAATTTACCACCTTGGAAAATGATGAAGCCATCATATTTGATAATGTCTCTTTTAATTCCTGGTCCTAAATCACCTGGGAAAGAGATAAATGTGTACTTACGACCTTTGATCAACGAATTGAAGGAGCTATGGGATGATGGGGTGGAAACATATGATGCATCGACTGAACAAGTATTTCAATTACATGTTGCTGTGATGTGGACTATTCATGACTTTCCAGCATATGGAACAATATCTAGATGGAGCACAAAAGGTTATAAAGCATGTCCAGTatgtcttgatgaaactaaatccCAAAGATTACGGAGTAAAATATGCTATACATGCCACCGTCGATTCTTGAATGTGCAACACCCATGGCGTAGAAATAAGAATTTCAATGGAAAGGTTGAACAAGAAGGACCACCACGAAGACTTAATGGTTATGAGATTTTagcacagttaaatgcattacccCAAGTGACATTCAGTAAGGATCCTACATTAAGTAAAAAGCGGCAGCGATCTTTGGATGAAACCAATTGGGTAAAAAAGTCTATATTTTTTGAGTTAAAGTATTGGCCAGATTTAAAGTTGAGACacaatttagatgtgatgcacaTAGAAAAAAACATTTGCGATGCTTTGGTTGGCACATTATTTAATATAGATGGAAAGTCAAAGGATACATTTAAAGCAAGGCTAGACTTGCAAGATATGGGAATTAGAAGTGAATTGCATTTAAAGAAAGTTGGAGACAAATTTAGTAAACCATATGCAAGTTACACATTGACATTAGAAGAAAGAAGTGAATtttgtcaatttttaaaatcCGTGAAGTTTCCTGATGGATATGCTGCTAATATATCTAGAAATGTAAATGCAAATGATGGAAAGTTACATGGACTAAAATCACATGACTGCCATGTTTTGTTGCAAAGAATACTTCCAGTGGCCGTACGGAAATTCTTTCCAAAAGACATATGCGGCACACTAATTGAGTTATGTGATTTTTTCAAAAAGCTAACTGCAAGATCTTTACACTTAGCGGACTTATGTAAAATGGAGGAGGAAATAATCTTCATATTATGTAAGATGGAACAAATATTTCCTCCAGCATTTTTTGACATTATGGTTCATTTGGCAGTTCATTTACCTCGTGAAGCCATGTTAGCTGGACCTGTTTCTTCACGATGGATGTATCCTTTTGAACGATATTTGGGCAGACTAAAAAAGTatgttcgtaataaagcaagGCCTGAAGGATCTATTGCAGAAGGGTATATTGTAAATGAGGCATTGACTTTCAGTTCATTATATATGAGTCAAATTGAGACAAGATTTAGTAGGCCAGAACGAAACCAAGATGTTCAACCAGTAACATGCAATTTAAGTGTTTTCTCACAACAAACAAGAGTATTTGGCAATCCACATAATCTGAAATTGCCTTTGACTTTGTATAAGAAAGCACATTG TGAACATCTACAACTTCTATCACATAAAGTTCATTCAAATCAACTTCTCCAATACCATGAGCGAGATTTCCCACAATGGTTTAGGGATAgaatgataaagttaaagaatTTAACAAATTCAGAAATCACAAATGAGTTATATTATTTAGCAATGGGACCTGATCTTGAAGTTCAATTGTATGATGCATGCATTGTAAATGGTATTCGATACCATACAAGATCTCGTGATGCTCACAGAACTACTCAGAACAGCGGG ATATAA